TGGAACCGCTTGTGGGCGAGGAAGGGTTGCTGGTCGCCACCCTCGACCATCGCGAGGTCCGGCGCGAGCGGCAGAATTTCGACCCGGCCGGCCATTATGCGCGACCGGACGTGACGCGCCTCGTGGTCGACCGGCGCCGGCAGGCGCTCGCCAGCTTCGACGATTAGCGCGCTGTGCGATTACAGAATACTTGAGTGGCTGGGACTGCCCATCGGCCCGTGGCGACCACACGGTCTAGACGGCAAGTGGTCCCGGCTGGATCATGAGGCCGCGATCGGGCTTCCGTTCGACGGATCGGCCTCGGATGAAGGAGGGCGTCAGCGCTGTGCCGTTGCCCAATCCGGCGCCTCGTAATGGTCTGCGGTCGAGGCGTCGAGCAGCGGCTTGCCGAGGATGTGGTCGGCGGCCTTTTCGGCCAGCATGATCGTCGGCGCGTTCAGATTGCCGGTCGTGACCGACGGCATGATCGAGCTGTCGACCACACGCACCCCCGCGACGCCGATCACCCGCGTCTCGGCGTCGACCACGGCCATCGGGTCGTCCGCTCGGCCCATCTTGCAGGTGCAGGACGGATGATAGGCGCTTTCGACTTTCTGCCGGATGAAATCGTCGATCTGTTCGTCGCTCACGACGTCGGCGCCGGGCTGGATCTCCCGGCCGCGATAGGGGGCGAAGGCAGCCTGCGCGAAGATCTCGCGCGTCAGCCGCACGCAGGCGCGCATCTCGGTCCAGTCGTCCTCGTGGCTCATATAGTTGAACCGGATCGTCGGGTGTTCGTGCGGGTCGCGCGAGGCGAGCCGGACCCAGCCGCGGCTCTTCGAGCGCATCGGCCCGACATGGGCCTGGAAACCATGTTCCGACGCCAGCCCGCTGCCGTCGTAGCCGACAGCGAGCGGCAGGAAATGATACTGGATGTCGGGATAGCGGATGCCGGGGCGCGAGCGAATGAAGCCGCCGCTCTCGAAATGGTTGGTGGCACCGAGCCCCGTTCGCGTCAGCAGCCACCGAGCGCCGACGAGGCCGCGGCCGATGAGGCCCGACTGGCCGTAGAGCGTCACCGGCCGGGTGCAGGCGACCTGAAAATAGAATTCGAGATGGTCCTGCAAATTCTCGCCGACGCCCGGCCGGTCCTGCACCACCGGAATGCCGAGGGCGCGGAGCTCCGCGGCCGGTCCGATGCCCGACAGTTTCAGCAATTGCGGCGAATTGATCGGGCCGCCGGCCAAGATCACCTCGCGCCGAGCCCGCACCTCGTGCAGCGTTCCATCCCGCTCATAGCGCACGCCGATCGCGCGGCTGCCGTCGAAGATCAGGCCGGTCGCGAGCGCGTGGGTGACGAGGGTCAGGTTCGGCCGCTTCAACGCCGGCTTCAGATAGGCGTTGGCGGCCGACCAGCGCACGCCGTCCTTCACTGTCATATCCATGGCGCCGAAGCCTTCCTGGCGTGCGCCATTCATATCATCGGTCGCGCCATAGCCGGCCTCGATCGCGGCCTCGACGAAGACGCGGTAGAGCGGGTTCGCGAGCCGGCCGGTACGCGTCGCCAGCGGCCCGGCGTCGCCGCGCCAGGCATTGCCGCCCGTCCGCCGCGCCTCGGCCCGGCGGAAATAGGGCAGTACCTGGCGATAACCCCAGCCGGCAGCACCTTCCGCCTCCCAGCGCTCGTAATCGAGCGGGTTGCCGCGGACATAGACCAGGCCGTTGATCGACGAGGAGCCGCCGATGACCTTGCCGCGCGGACAGTTGAGACGGCGGCCGCCCAGATGCGGCTCCGGCTCGGTCTCGTACTGCCAATTGTAGCGCGCCATGTTCATGGGATAGGACAGCGCCGCCGGCATCTGAATATAGATCGAGCGGTCGGACCCGCCGTGTTCCAGCACCAGCACCGTGTGGCGGCCGTCCTCGGTCAGCCGGCTGGCCAGCACCGAGCCGGCCGA
This sequence is a window from Aliidongia dinghuensis. Protein-coding genes within it:
- the betA gene encoding choline dehydrogenase, whose product is MLLIEPRSIAKARDIDSADYIIVGAGSAGSVLASRLTEDGRHTVLVLEHGGSDRSIYIQMPAALSYPMNMARYNWQYETEPEPHLGGRRLNCPRGKVIGGSSSINGLVYVRGNPLDYERWEAEGAAGWGYRQVLPYFRRAEARRTGGNAWRGDAGPLATRTGRLANPLYRVFVEAAIEAGYGATDDMNGARQEGFGAMDMTVKDGVRWSAANAYLKPALKRPNLTLVTHALATGLIFDGSRAIGVRYERDGTLHEVRARREVILAGGPINSPQLLKLSGIGPAAELRALGIPVVQDRPGVGENLQDHLEFYFQVACTRPVTLYGQSGLIGRGLVGARWLLTRTGLGATNHFESGGFIRSRPGIRYPDIQYHFLPLAVGYDGSGLASEHGFQAHVGPMRSKSRGWVRLASRDPHEHPTIRFNYMSHEDDWTEMRACVRLTREIFAQAAFAPYRGREIQPGADVVSDEQIDDFIRQKVESAYHPSCTCKMGRADDPMAVVDAETRVIGVAGVRVVDSSIMPSVTTGNLNAPTIMLAEKAADHILGKPLLDASTADHYEAPDWATAQR